A genomic stretch from Corynebacterium faecale includes:
- the pgk gene encoding phosphoglycerate kinase: protein MAVKTLKDLLDEGVDGRHVIVRSDFNVPLNDEREITDKGRIIASLPTLKALSESGAKVIVMAHLGRPKGEVNEKFSLAPVAEALSDELGQYVALAADVVGEDAHERANGLTEGDILLLENVRFDPRETSKDEAERTEFAQQLAELAADNGAFVSDGFGVVHRAQTSVYDIAKVLPSYAGGLVETEISVLDKIAENPEAPYTVVLGGSKVSDKLGVIEALASKADSIIIGGGMCYTFLKAQGHDVQKSMLQDEMVDTCRDLLERFGDKIVLPVDLTWASEFSKDADKKVTDLDSAPEGWLSLDIGPKSVEKFAEVLGASKTIFWNGPMGVFEFEAFSDGTRGIAQAIIDATANNGAFSVVGGGDSAASVRVLGLDEEGFSHISTGGGASLEFLEGKELPGVAILKNS, encoded by the coding sequence ATGGCTGTTAAGACCCTCAAGGATCTGCTCGATGAGGGCGTCGATGGACGTCACGTTATCGTTCGCTCTGATTTCAACGTCCCATTGAACGATGAGCGTGAAATCACCGACAAGGGCCGGATCATCGCCTCACTGCCTACTCTCAAGGCACTCTCCGAATCCGGTGCCAAGGTCATCGTGATGGCGCACCTCGGTCGCCCGAAGGGTGAGGTCAACGAGAAGTTCTCCCTCGCACCCGTTGCCGAGGCCCTCTCCGATGAGTTGGGTCAGTATGTGGCTCTCGCTGCAGATGTTGTCGGCGAGGACGCCCACGAGCGTGCCAACGGTCTGACCGAGGGTGACATCCTTCTCCTGGAGAACGTCCGCTTCGATCCCCGCGAAACCTCCAAGGACGAGGCCGAGCGGACAGAGTTCGCACAGCAGCTCGCGGAACTCGCAGCCGACAACGGCGCATTCGTCTCCGATGGATTCGGTGTTGTGCACCGCGCACAGACCTCTGTTTATGATATCGCCAAGGTGCTCCCGAGCTACGCCGGTGGTCTGGTGGAGACTGAGATTTCCGTGCTGGATAAGATCGCGGAGAACCCCGAGGCCCCATACACCGTGGTTCTCGGTGGATCCAAGGTTTCTGACAAGCTCGGTGTGATCGAGGCACTGGCTTCGAAGGCCGATTCCATCATCATCGGTGGTGGCATGTGCTACACCTTCCTCAAGGCCCAGGGGCACGATGTCCAGAAGTCCATGCTCCAGGATGAGATGGTGGACACCTGCCGTGATCTCCTGGAGCGCTTCGGCGACAAGATCGTTCTGCCGGTCGATCTGACCTGGGCTTCCGAGTTCTCCAAGGATGCAGACAAGAAGGTCACGGACCTCGATTCCGCACCTGAGGGATGGCTTTCCCTGGACATCGGTCCGAAGTCCGTCGAGAAGTTCGCTGAGGTTCTTGGCGCGTCCAAGACCATCTTCTGGAACGGGCCAATGGGTGTGTTCGAGTTTGAGGCATTCTCCGACGGCACCCGCGGTATCGCCCAGGCCATCATCGACGCAACCGCCAACAACGGTGCTTTCTCCGTGGTCGGTGGCGGTGACTCTGCAGCGTCCGTCCGCGTTCTCGGACTGGATGAGGAGGGCTTCTCCCACATCTCCACCGGTGGCGGCGCATCCCTCGAGTTCCTTGAGGGCAAGGAACTGCCCGGCGTTGCCATCCTGAAGAACTCCTAG
- a CDS encoding ammonium transporter produces the protein MDPSDLAWMLAAFALVTLMFPGLSFLYGGMLGRHQVLNTFMMVMGSLAVTIAVYVAYGHGLVMGNSVGGLGIIGNPLDHLGFRSVMKEDGAGGMMWAGFYILFAAISLALVASGAAGRMKFGAWLLFGAIWITLVYAPLAHWVFAFDGPGVTGGWMVNTLGFHDFAGGTAIHMNAGASGLALALVLGRRHVTAARPHNLPLVLLGAGMIMVGWFGFNGGTAGGANFLASYVVVTSLLAAGGGMLGFILVERLATGHSTLLGLATGLIAGLVAITPAADAVSPGGALAAGFLGSAIAAWAISWKRSHRIDDTLDVFAVHGMAGISGALFVMFFGDPAAPAGLAGVFRGGDQSLLWREPLAIAVTLVYAFGMTWIIATVMNRIVSIRITPEEEYAGIDTSLHAESAYHLAVPGLATRMNPETTIPEETASGQPQVAEPSSQKEDIR, from the coding sequence ATGGACCCCTCAGATCTCGCATGGATGCTCGCAGCATTCGCACTGGTCACACTCATGTTTCCCGGGCTGTCCTTCCTTTATGGGGGAATGCTCGGAAGACATCAGGTACTCAACACCTTCATGATGGTTATGGGCTCACTCGCTGTCACCATTGCGGTGTATGTTGCCTATGGGCACGGCCTCGTGATGGGCAACTCGGTCGGCGGGCTCGGCATCATCGGTAACCCACTGGATCACCTTGGTTTCCGCAGCGTGATGAAGGAGGATGGCGCCGGTGGAATGATGTGGGCCGGCTTCTATATTCTTTTCGCCGCCATCTCACTGGCTCTGGTCGCATCAGGTGCGGCTGGCCGTATGAAATTCGGAGCATGGCTGCTTTTTGGGGCTATCTGGATCACACTCGTTTATGCGCCGCTGGCCCATTGGGTTTTTGCCTTCGACGGGCCGGGTGTGACAGGCGGATGGATGGTCAATACACTTGGTTTCCATGATTTTGCGGGTGGCACAGCCATCCACATGAACGCCGGTGCCTCCGGACTGGCCTTGGCGCTGGTGCTGGGACGTCGCCACGTCACTGCGGCTCGCCCCCACAACCTACCCCTCGTTCTTCTGGGTGCGGGAATGATCATGGTGGGATGGTTCGGATTCAACGGTGGCACCGCCGGGGGAGCAAACTTCCTTGCCAGCTATGTGGTGGTCACCTCCCTTCTGGCAGCGGGTGGCGGAATGCTCGGATTCATCCTGGTGGAACGGCTGGCCACCGGACACTCAACCCTGCTCGGTCTGGCCACCGGTCTCATCGCCGGACTCGTAGCAATCACCCCAGCGGCTGATGCGGTGAGTCCTGGCGGGGCCCTCGCTGCCGGATTCCTCGGTTCCGCGATAGCAGCCTGGGCGATCAGCTGGAAACGTAGCCACCGCATCGATGACACCTTGGATGTTTTTGCTGTACACGGCATGGCGGGTATCTCAGGCGCATTGTTTGTCATGTTCTTCGGTGATCCAGCCGCACCGGCTGGGTTGGCGGGTGTTTTCCGGGGTGGGGACCAGTCATTGTTATGGCGTGAACCCCTGGCCATCGCGGTCACCCTGGTATATGCCTTCGGAATGACCTGGATAATCGCCACGGTAATGAACCGAATTGTCTCCATCCGCATCACACCTGAAGAGGAATACGCGGGCATCGACACCTCTCTCCATGCCGAATCCGCCTATCACCTGGCTGTTCCGGGGCTGGCCACCCGCATGAATCCGGAAACCACCATTCCTGAGGAAACCGCTTCTGGTCAGCCACAAGTCGCTGAACCCTCATCACAGAAAGAAGATATACGATGA
- the secG gene encoding preprotein translocase subunit SecG: MALTLQIVLVLSSVLMTVFVLLHKGKGGGLSSLFGGGVQSNLSGSTVVEKNLDRVTILTAVIWIICIIALNLVQAYS; encoded by the coding sequence ATGGCACTGACGCTTCAAATCGTCCTCGTACTCTCCAGCGTGCTCATGACGGTTTTCGTCCTGCTGCACAAGGGTAAGGGCGGCGGTCTCTCCAGCCTCTTCGGCGGTGGCGTGCAGTCCAATCTCTCAGGCTCCACCGTGGTGGAGAAGAACCTGGACCGTGTCACCATCCTGACCGCCGTCATCTGGATCATCTGCATCATCGCACTCAACCTGGTCCAGGCTTATTCCTAA
- the ppc gene encoding phosphoenolpyruvate carboxylase, producing the protein MNDLLRDDIRYLGRILGEVIAEQEGDDVYSLVERARQISFEIAKGNTEMDSLIQVFSGISPARATPVARAFTHFALLANLAEDLHDAASREQDLDAGLPAPDSTLEATWEKLDDADVPASEVAAVIRNAQVAPVLTAHPTETRRRTVFDAQKHITARMQERHLILAAAENARTGDKLDAIERDIRRRVTILWQTALIRVARPRIEDEIEVGLRYYKLSLLAEIPRINRDVTAELTRRYGKDIPEVAVVRPGSWIGGDHDGNPFVTADTVSYATHRAGETVLKHYVKQLHALEHELSLSDRMNEVTDELRALADGGQNDVPSRVDEPYRRAVHGIRGRMLSTLVELIGRDSVEGNWFETFTPYAGPEDFKHDLDTVDTSLRLSKDDIIADDRLAMLRSAADSFGFNLYSLDLRQNSESFEEVLTELFATAQTTGNYSGLTEEEKTRLLVRELSSPRPLIPHGESDYSEVTNRELGIFAKAAEAARKFGPWMVPHCIISMASSVTDVLEPMVLLKEFGLIKANGLNPTGHVDVIPLFETIDDLQRGAGILEELWDIELYRNYLNQRDNVQEVMLGYSDSNKDGGYFAANWALYDAELRLVELCRQENVKLRLFHGRGGTVGRGGGPSYDAILAQPKGAVRGAVRVTEQGEIISAKYGNPATARRNLEALVAATLEASLLDDVELPNRERAHEVMGEISELSLRKYSSLVHEDPGFIPYFTQSTPVQEIGSLNIGSRPSSRKQTDSVDDLRAIPWVLSWSQSRVMLPGWFGVGTALKEWIGDGEHADERIAELRELNRCWPFFTSVLDNMAQVMSKAELRLAKLYADLIPDREVAERIYSTIYEEYFLTKDMFCTITGSSDLLDDNPALARSVRSRFPYLLPLNVIQVEMMRRYRSGDDSVAVPRNIQLAMNGLSTALRNSG; encoded by the coding sequence GTGAACGACCTTCTTCGTGATGATATCCGCTATCTCGGCCGCATCCTCGGCGAGGTGATTGCTGAACAGGAGGGTGATGATGTCTACTCACTCGTCGAGCGTGCCCGTCAGATCTCCTTTGAGATCGCCAAGGGAAATACCGAGATGGATAGTCTCATCCAGGTGTTCTCGGGAATCAGCCCCGCCCGCGCCACACCCGTAGCCCGCGCCTTCACCCACTTCGCCCTCCTCGCCAACCTGGCGGAGGATCTCCACGATGCCGCCTCGCGTGAGCAGGATCTGGATGCCGGTTTGCCGGCACCGGATAGCACGCTTGAGGCGACGTGGGAGAAGCTTGACGACGCCGACGTCCCCGCCAGCGAGGTCGCAGCGGTCATCCGCAATGCGCAGGTCGCCCCGGTTCTCACCGCACACCCCACGGAGACCCGTCGTCGTACAGTCTTCGATGCGCAGAAGCACATCACCGCCCGCATGCAGGAACGCCATCTCATTCTGGCCGCTGCGGAAAATGCCCGCACCGGAGACAAACTGGACGCCATTGAGCGTGACATCCGCAGACGCGTGACCATCCTGTGGCAGACCGCTCTCATCAGGGTGGCACGGCCCCGCATCGAAGATGAGATCGAGGTGGGCCTGCGTTATTACAAACTCAGTCTCCTCGCCGAGATCCCCCGCATCAACCGCGATGTGACAGCTGAGTTGACCCGCCGTTATGGAAAGGACATCCCGGAGGTCGCTGTGGTCAGGCCTGGGTCCTGGATCGGAGGCGACCATGATGGCAATCCGTTTGTCACAGCTGACACCGTCAGTTATGCCACCCACCGCGCGGGCGAGACGGTGCTCAAACACTATGTCAAACAGCTGCACGCCCTGGAACACGAACTGAGCCTGTCCGATCGGATGAATGAAGTCACCGATGAGCTGCGAGCTCTCGCCGATGGCGGTCAGAATGATGTGCCCAGTCGCGTGGATGAGCCTTACCGCCGTGCGGTCCACGGTATCCGTGGTCGTATGCTATCCACTCTCGTGGAGCTGATCGGCCGTGACTCCGTGGAGGGCAACTGGTTCGAGACCTTCACGCCCTATGCGGGCCCCGAAGATTTCAAGCATGATCTAGACACCGTGGACACCTCACTCAGACTGTCCAAGGATGACATCATCGCTGATGACCGCCTGGCCATGCTGCGCTCCGCCGCTGACAGCTTCGGCTTCAATCTCTACTCCCTGGACCTCCGACAGAATTCTGAGAGTTTCGAGGAGGTGCTCACCGAACTCTTCGCCACCGCGCAGACCACCGGAAACTACAGTGGCCTCACCGAGGAGGAGAAGACCAGGCTGCTGGTTCGGGAACTCAGCAGCCCGCGCCCCCTCATCCCTCATGGTGAGTCTGACTATTCCGAGGTTACTAACCGTGAGTTGGGGATCTTCGCCAAGGCGGCGGAAGCAGCGAGGAAGTTCGGGCCGTGGATGGTGCCACACTGCATCATCTCCATGGCCTCATCGGTTACTGACGTGTTGGAACCGATGGTCCTGCTCAAGGAGTTTGGCCTGATCAAGGCTAATGGCTTGAATCCCACCGGCCATGTTGATGTCATCCCGCTGTTCGAGACCATCGATGATCTGCAGCGTGGTGCCGGCATTCTTGAGGAACTGTGGGATATCGAGCTCTACCGCAATTACCTCAATCAGCGGGATAATGTCCAGGAGGTCATGCTCGGATATTCAGACTCCAACAAGGATGGCGGGTATTTCGCCGCGAACTGGGCTCTCTACGATGCGGAGCTGCGGTTGGTGGAGCTGTGCCGTCAGGAGAATGTGAAATTGCGTCTCTTCCATGGACGCGGCGGCACCGTCGGTCGTGGTGGGGGACCGTCCTATGATGCGATCCTGGCACAGCCCAAGGGGGCGGTCCGTGGTGCGGTGCGCGTCACTGAACAGGGCGAGATCATCTCTGCCAAGTACGGCAATCCGGCAACCGCCAGGCGGAACCTGGAGGCTCTTGTCGCAGCCACGCTGGAAGCCTCGTTGCTCGATGATGTTGAACTTCCCAACCGCGAGCGCGCCCACGAGGTCATGGGGGAGATCTCCGAGCTGAGTCTCCGGAAGTACTCCTCGCTGGTCCATGAGGATCCTGGCTTCATCCCGTATTTCACCCAGTCCACACCGGTGCAGGAGATCGGGTCGCTGAATATCGGTTCCAGGCCGTCCTCGAGGAAGCAGACGGATTCCGTGGATGATCTCCGCGCGATTCCGTGGGTTCTCAGCTGGTCACAGTCCCGTGTGATGCTTCCGGGTTGGTTCGGAGTGGGCACCGCGTTGAAGGAGTGGATCGGTGACGGCGAGCATGCGGATGAACGGATCGCCGAGCTCCGGGAACTCAACCGCTGCTGGCCGTTTTTCACCTCGGTGCTGGACAACATGGCACAGGTGATGAGTAAAGCGGAACTTCGGTTGGCCAAACTCTACGCCGATCTGATTCCGGACCGGGAGGTGGCTGAACGGATCTACAGCACCATCTATGAGGAATACTTCCTGACAAAGGATATGTTCTGCACAATCACCGGATCCAGTGATCTGCTGGACGATAACCCTGCGTTGGCGCGGTCTGTACGCAGCAGGTTCCCTTATCTCCTGCCCTTGAATGTCATCCAGGTGGAGATGATGCGTCGTTATCGTTCGGGCGATGACAGCGTTGCTGTGCCCCGCAACATTCAGTTGGCCATGAATGGTCTGTCAACCGCGCTGCGCAACTCCGGTTAG
- the tpiA gene encoding triose-phosphate isomerase, with protein MARKPLIAGNWKMNLDHQQAIGTVQKLAFALHKDYYEKVDVAVTVPFTDLRSVQTLVEGDKLEVTYGAQDVSQHESGAYTGEISAAMLAKLNCSWVVVGHSERREYHNESDELVAAKAKAALGKGISPIVCVGEPLEIREAGTHVDYVIEQTRASLSGLSSEDLANTVIAYEPVWAIGTGKVASAADAQEVCKAIRGLITELAGDEVAAGMRILYGGSVKEDTVGEIVGQPDVDGGLVGGASLDGEAFAKLAINAANAV; from the coding sequence ATGGCACGTAAGCCACTCATCGCCGGTAACTGGAAGATGAACCTTGATCACCAGCAGGCCATCGGAACTGTCCAGAAGCTCGCATTCGCTCTGCACAAGGATTACTACGAGAAGGTTGACGTCGCCGTCACCGTCCCCTTCACCGATCTGCGTTCCGTTCAGACCCTGGTCGAGGGCGACAAGCTCGAGGTCACCTACGGCGCACAGGATGTGTCACAGCATGAATCCGGTGCGTACACCGGTGAAATCTCAGCAGCCATGTTGGCGAAGCTGAACTGCTCCTGGGTTGTTGTGGGCCACTCCGAACGACGTGAGTACCACAATGAGTCCGATGAGCTGGTTGCTGCCAAGGCCAAGGCTGCGCTGGGCAAGGGCATCAGCCCGATCGTCTGCGTCGGAGAACCACTGGAGATCCGCGAGGCCGGCACCCACGTTGACTACGTGATCGAGCAGACCCGCGCATCCCTGTCGGGTCTCAGCTCCGAGGATCTCGCGAACACTGTCATCGCCTACGAACCTGTCTGGGCCATCGGCACCGGCAAGGTCGCTTCCGCGGCTGATGCACAGGAAGTCTGCAAGGCCATCCGCGGACTCATCACCGAACTCGCCGGTGATGAAGTCGCAGCAGGCATGCGTATCCTCTACGGCGGTTCCGTTAAGGAGGACACCGTGGGTGAGATCGTTGGCCAGCCTGACGTTGATGGTGGTCTCGTCGGCGGCGCATCCCTGGATGGCGAGGCGTTTGCCAAGCTCGCCATTAACGCAGCGAACGCAGTCTAG
- the gap gene encoding type I glyceraldehyde-3-phosphate dehydrogenase: protein MTIRVGINGFGRIGRNFYRAVLERSDDLEIVAVNDLTDNKTLSTLLKFDSILGRLSEEVEYDDESITVGGNRIAVYAERDPKNLDWAAHNVDIVIESTGFFTDAEAAKAHIEAGAKKVIISAPAKNEDATFVYGVNHQDYDPENHNIISGASCTTNCLAPMAKVLNDKFGIENGLMTTIHAYTGDQRLHDAPHSDLRRARAAAVNIVPTSTGAAKAVALVLPELKGKLDGYALRVPVITGSATDLTFTTNSEVTVESINAAIKEAATGELADTLAYTEEPIVSTDIITDPHGSIFDAGLTKVSGNTVKVVSWYDNEWGYTCQLLRLTELVASKL from the coding sequence ACGTAACTTCTACCGAGCAGTTCTCGAGCGCAGCGACGACCTCGAGATCGTGGCAGTCAATGACCTGACTGATAACAAGACCCTCTCCACTCTGCTGAAGTTCGACTCCATCCTTGGACGCCTGTCTGAAGAGGTTGAGTACGATGACGAGTCCATCACCGTTGGTGGCAATCGCATCGCCGTCTACGCAGAGCGCGATCCAAAGAACCTGGATTGGGCCGCCCACAACGTTGACATCGTCATCGAGTCCACCGGATTCTTCACCGATGCTGAGGCTGCCAAGGCCCACATCGAGGCTGGCGCCAAGAAGGTCATCATCTCCGCACCAGCGAAGAATGAGGATGCAACCTTCGTCTACGGCGTGAACCACCAGGACTACGACCCGGAGAACCACAACATCATCTCCGGCGCATCCTGCACCACCAACTGCCTGGCACCGATGGCCAAGGTCCTCAATGATAAGTTCGGCATCGAGAATGGTCTGATGACCACCATCCACGCCTACACCGGTGACCAGCGTCTGCACGATGCACCTCACAGCGACCTTCGCCGCGCACGCGCTGCAGCTGTGAACATCGTCCCAACCTCCACCGGTGCAGCCAAGGCCGTCGCCCTGGTTCTGCCTGAGCTCAAGGGCAAGCTCGATGGCTACGCACTCCGCGTACCTGTCATCACCGGTTCAGCAACCGACCTGACCTTCACCACCAACTCCGAGGTCACCGTCGAGTCCATCAACGCCGCGATCAAGGAAGCCGCTACCGGCGAGCTGGCTGACACCCTCGCTTACACCGAAGAGCCGATCGTCTCCACCGACATCATCACCGATCCTCACGGTTCCATCTTCGACGCAGGTCTGACCAAGGTGTCCGGTAACACCGTCAAGGTTGTCTCCTGGTACGACAACGAGTGGGGTTACACCTGCCAGCTGCTGCGCCTGACCGAACTGGTCGCGTCCAAGCTCTAA